The Trichosurus vulpecula isolate mTriVul1 chromosome 3, mTriVul1.pri, whole genome shotgun sequence genome includes a window with the following:
- the LOC118841075 gene encoding shootin-1-like, which produces MEGCGEEQEGGLEALAAILEDIGDIRKSSYVSSLSEEAGTSEDEEEELEEQGAWEEGQKKLMELEEASQALLTELSVLEAECQVERSCRERAEVYAAQVSQENDKLKRLSVALLPCLGPQPLHILRQEQGPPLEPSLSPEQQHIRDLGAQVAELLQEKKELAFQVQELRRQLKEQEEQIQKERLEQSSLQMSMGQSQRALAKLKRVSHLVLQECGEALQQLNLEQELRQQAEIFAHKMLVEKKEAHRQSAMLLQNHDPSTQLSAALEEAAALSRALEEAERQHREQVVSWEASQEEVGCLQLQLREAEEKNSQLEALVCALEERVKRAEIPSQEPEALPPAPPPPPPPPPPLPPPSAPAADPLQVIRLRRGLKPQPALAAPSLEEKKAKAVQEMMDRIRRGVVLRPASREKDPSQDRSKRRSAAMTELQTILASKCRPLHRGSRRKKSSRKDSDGQLLAILQRRRHLVDSTSAEPQDGTGTGGKGVHRAEAQGTKSRGQRENWRSGNGTVQKDKDEAKPSLPGVDRVTPVAELRSHHVTDRCFSRETKECSAEPDRADQASIPQAQVSLRTPALSKASVLWGQPEAL; this is translated from the exons CTATCCTTGAAGACATCGGTGACATCAGAAAAAGCAGCTATGTGTCTTCCCTCTCCGAGGAAGCCGGCACATccgaagatgaggaagaagagctggAGGAG CAAGGAGCCTGGGAGGAGGGCCAGAAGAAACTGATGGAATTAGAAGAAG CCTCCCAGGCCCTGCTGACTGAGCTGTCTGTCCTGGAGGCTGAGTGCCAGGTGGAGAGATCCTGCAGGGAGCGGGCAGAAGTCTATGCTGCTCAG GTGAGCCAGGAAAATGATAAGCTGAAGCGCCTAAGTGTTGCCCTCCTCCCCTGCCTGGGCCCCCAGCCTCTGCACATCCTGCGCCAGGAGCAGGGTCCCCCCTTAGAGCCCAGCCTAAGTCCAGAACAGCAACACATCAGAG ATCTTGGGGCTCAAGTGGCCGAACTCCTTCAAGAGAAGAAGGAACTAGCCTTTCAGGTGCAAGAGCTCAGGAGGCAGCTGAAGGAGCAGGAAGAGCAG ATTCAGAAGGAGCGGCTGGAGCAGAGCTCCTTGCAGATGTCAATGGGGCAGTCTCAAAGAGCCCTGGCAAAACTGAAGCGGG TGTCCCACCTGGTACTGCAGGAGTGTGGAGAGGCCTTACAGCAGCTTAACCTAGAACAAGAGCTTCGCCAACAAGCTGAGATCTTCGCCCACAAG ATGTTGGTAGAGAAGAAGGAGGCCCACCGACAGAGTGCCATGCTCCTGCAGAACCACGACCCCAGCACCCAGCTGTCCGCCGCCCTGGAGGAGGCAGCCGCCCTGAGCAGAGCCCTGGAGGAGGCCGAGCGTCAGCACCGGGAGCAG GTAGTATCCTGGGAAGCATCCCAGGAGGAAGTGGGATGTCTCCAGCTGCAATTGagggaggcagaagagaagaaCTCCCAGCTGGAGGCCTTGG TCTGTGCCCTGGAAGAAAGGGTGAAGAGGGCTGAAATCCCAAGCCAGGAGCCAGAGGCTCTGCCTCCAGCTCccccaccaccgccaccaccgccaccaccactgcCTCCACCCTCTGCTCCTGCAGCAGA CCCTCTTCAAGTCATCCGGCTGAGGCGAGGCCTGAAGCCACAACCAG CCCTGGCAGCCCCCTCCCTGGAAGAGAAGAAGGCAAAGGCAGTGCAAGAAATGATGGACAGGATTCGTCGAGGAGTCGTGCTGAGGCCGGCCTCCAGAGAGAAGGACCCCAGTCAG GACCGAAGCAAGCGAAGGAGTGCTGCAATGACTGAGCTGCAGACCATACTG GCTTCCAAATGCCGGCCCCTGCACAGGGGCagcaggagaaagaagagcaGCCGGAAGGACTCCGATGGTCAGCTGTTGGCCATCCTGCAGAGAAGGCGCCACCTGGTTGACTCCACTTCGGCAGAGCCCCAGGATGGCACAGGGACAGGGGGCAAAGGTGTCCACAGGGCTGAAGCTCAAGGCACCAAGAGCCGGGGCCAACGTGAAAACTGGAGATCCGGGAACGGAACTGTTCAGAAAGACAAGGATGAGGCTAAACCAAGTCTTCCTGGAGTAGATCGAGTGACTCCTGTGGCTGAGTTAAGAAGCCATCATGTGACTGACCGTTGCTTCAGCAGGGAGACAAAGGAATGCTCAGCAGAGCCAGACCGGGCAGATCAGGCCTCTATTCCCCAAGCGCAGGTCAGTTTGAGGACCCCAGCTCTGTCAAAGGCATCTGTCCTTTGGGGCCAGCCAGAAGCCCTCTAA